A stretch of the Lineus longissimus chromosome 12, tnLinLong1.2, whole genome shotgun sequence genome encodes the following:
- the LOC135496848 gene encoding transmembrane protein 233-like, protein MFTGGIEMAEGPPHAAGKYSKVSSTSNMNSLLNSDNKAAEKRLQPSNDSELQAEQKPPEQEELETYPEKPASYIWLSILCLFYNFAAGIFALVFSILSDNAWSRDDTPTARRYGRIALLLCVIGVIITILIVIIVLPIIQTKPV, encoded by the exons ATGTTTACAGGGGGCATCGAGATGGCTGAGGGGCCACCCCACGCGGCAGGGAAGTACTCGAAAGTCTCATCAACATCCAATATGAATAGTTTATTAAACAGTGACAACAAGGCAGCGGAAAAACGG TTGCAGCCGAGTAACGACTCCGAACTCCAAGCGGAACAGAAGCCACCAGAACAGGAGGAGTTGGAAACATATCCGGAAAAACCAGCAAGTTATATCTGGCTCTCTATACTCTGTCTATTCTACAACTTCGCTGCTGGGATATTTGCATTAGTATTCTCAA TTCTTTCGGACAATGCTTGGAGTAGAGATGACACGCCCACGGCACGGAGATACGGCAGGATAGCACTGTTACTGTGCGTCATCGGTGTCATAATAACTATACTGATAGTCATCATAGTACTTCCTATAATACAGACCAAGCCTGTCTGA